From the Octopus sinensis linkage group LG28, ASM634580v1, whole genome shotgun sequence genome, one window contains:
- the LOC115225871 gene encoding uncharacterized protein LOC115225871 yields the protein MLAKPVSLLQVCSVLLLTLALLPAHHPNAASLPSSPCSEHHNTSLDGCLHILDVNASQAESDGSCNINVSSDAVSELSLCPWTSYVHTDVNRIPKHINAAKCRCQKCAIPESLNVCSPIYRVMNVLRYDTDQGSYVHAWDKVPIACTCHAPQIQYVNAKEQWLQPSE from the exons atgttAGCCAAACCAGTTTCTTTG CTTCAAGTCTGTTCCGTCTTGTTGTTAACGCTGGCCCTTCTCCCAGCGCACCACCCAAACGCTGCCTCGTTGCCATCCAGTCCATGCAGCGAACACCACAACACGTCGCTCGACGGCTGCCTGCACATCCTCGACGTCAACGCGAGCCAAGCGGAATCGGACGGATCCTGCAACATCAACGTATCCAGCGATGCCGTGTCCGAACTCTCCCTCTGTCCGTGGACCAGCTACGTCCACACCGACGTCAACCGCATCCCGAAACACATCAACGCCGCAAAGTGCCGCTGCCAGAAGTGTGCAATACCGGAGTCGCTGAACGTCTGCTCCCCCATATACAGGGTGATGAATGTGCTCAGGTACGATACAGACCAGGGGTCCTATGTGCACGCCTGGGACAAGGTGCCGATAGCCTGCACGTGCCACGCCCCTCAGATACAATATGTCAATGCAAAAGAGCAATGGCTTCAGCCCTCGGAATAG
- the LOC115225668 gene encoding uncharacterized protein LOC115225668, producing MLAYIYISILLHVSTLMQPTIMAATIPVDETARGELESNMVPDVPLPSNLTYASGQSQVCNSSLLSSNADEAMREKSCSINTSNEEVNKLALCPWRYVINRDVNRVPQDIKVAKCLCGKCAEMSNFLKECRTIYKDMKIFRLNTATGSYQPELEMVPIACGCGIYSKQV from the exons ATGttggcatacatttatatttccaTTCTGCTTCATGTG TCCACACTTATGCAACCGACAATAATGGCAGCAACAATTCCAGTAGACGAAACTGCACGCGGTGAACTTGAATCAAATATGGTACCAGATGTTCCCTTGCCGTCGAACCTTACCTATGCCTCGGGGCAATCTCAGGTGTGTAACAGCAGTCTGTTATCAAGCAATGCGGACGAAGCGATGAGAGAGAAATCTTGCAGCATCAACACATCCAATGAGGAGGTCAACAAATTGGCGCTGTGCCCCTGGAGGTACGTGATCAACAGGGACGTGAACCGTGTTCCGCAAGACATCAAAGTGGCCAAGTGTTTGTGTGGCAAGTGTGCCGAAATGAGCAATTTCCTGAAGGAGTGCCGGACCATTTACAAAGACATGAAGATTTTTCGCCTCAACACTGCGACCGGTTCGTACCAGCCAGAACTGGAAATGGTGCCAATCGCATGCGGATGTGGAATCTATTCCAAACAAGTGTAA